The following proteins are co-located in the Chloroflexota bacterium genome:
- a CDS encoding DegV family protein has protein sequence MARIIVVTDSSACVPAHMVRRYDIRVAPVHLIFGERDYRDGIDLTPTEFYQMLRQAERLPTTSAPSVGEYLQIYEEARSQGAPGIVCVATSSTFSHIYESAGQAAMLLSDIPIRVIDSRMGAAAVGLVALAAARRAYNGGSLEEVVKVVQRAMARVRTLIALDTLEYLQKSGRVPAVAVWATNLLNIKPILTIVDGQAKVLRRTRARRRAVEHLLEIMRLQAGQGGRLQVAVMHADVLAEAEALKETVAEQFRCAKLFLTEFTPAMGVHTGPGVLGLAFLPLEDDSLPGEGAL, from the coding sequence ATGGCTCGCATTATCGTGGTGACAGACAGCAGTGCTTGCGTACCGGCTCACATGGTACGGCGTTACGATATTCGTGTAGCACCTGTCCACCTTATCTTCGGTGAGAGGGACTACCGCGATGGGATAGATTTAACCCCCACCGAATTCTATCAGATGCTACGTCAGGCTGAGAGGCTTCCCACTACCTCAGCCCCCTCAGTGGGAGAGTATCTCCAGATCTATGAGGAGGCCAGGTCTCAGGGTGCGCCGGGTATCGTCTGTGTGGCCACCTCTTCCACCTTCAGCCATATATACGAATCGGCTGGTCAAGCGGCGATGCTGCTGAGTGATATCCCCATTCGCGTCATTGACAGTCGCATGGGGGCGGCGGCCGTGGGTTTAGTCGCCCTGGCCGCGGCACGGCGGGCTTATAATGGGGGCAGCCTTGAGGAGGTGGTCAAGGTGGTGCAGAGGGCTATGGCCAGGGTGCGGACTCTAATCGCGCTGGATACCCTGGAGTACCTCCAGAAGAGTGGCCGTGTTCCGGCCGTGGCCGTTTGGGCCACCAATTTGTTGAACATCAAGCCCATCCTCACCATCGTCGATGGCCAGGCGAAAGTCTTGAGAAGGACACGCGCCAGGCGCCGCGCTGTGGAGCATCTGTTGGAAATCATGCGTCTCCAGGCAGGTCAAGGGGGCAGGCTACAGGTAGCCGTGATGCATGCTGACGTCTTAGCTGAGGCTGAGGCGCTGAAGGAGACCGTAGCAGAACAATTTCGCTGCGCCAAGCTTTTCCTTACCGAATTTACCCCAGCTATGGGTGTCCACACTGGCCCCGGGGTGCTGGGGCTGGCCTTCCTGCCCCTAGAGGATGACTCCCTGCCTGGCGAGGGAGCCCTGTAA
- a CDS encoding FAD-dependent oxidoreductase has product MKMLKELPRETPIVAEADVLVIGGGPAGLGAAIAAARHGSETMLLERYGYLGGLASGGLVLLWDDLSDGRERVIGGIPQEILERLSAMGAAVCTPPEALGQASPSLWQQWGRWGFINWFQPGSVPKSIVYCCSVDPEALKYVADEMVTEAGVQLRLHTLAVGAIVEEDQVKGAVVESKSGREAILAKVTIDASGDGDIFAVAGAEHRRGQLPLTLVHRLGNVDTEKAMRYEEEHPEEAARLDAEVKAILGCDHHFWWMSTVRKGVVWINAPTYKGLDALSIEDRTYIEREARKRIWHCLDFVRRNLPGFEAAYLLDTASQLGVRQSRLLSGEYIVTKEDISEGRYFADAVGRARNYFIPYRSLIPKRLNGLLVAGRCYSATRPAQLLSREIAPCMVMGQAAGTAAALAVEGSLRPREVNVSLLQGSLARQGVIL; this is encoded by the coding sequence ATGAAGATGCTCAAAGAGCTCCCACGGGAGACACCGATCGTCGCTGAGGCGGACGTCTTGGTCATCGGGGGTGGTCCGGCCGGCTTAGGGGCAGCGATTGCTGCAGCCCGGCACGGGTCCGAGACCATGCTACTCGAGCGTTATGGGTACCTTGGTGGACTGGCCAGCGGTGGGTTAGTGCTTTTATGGGACGACCTCAGCGATGGACGGGAACGTGTCATTGGCGGGATACCGCAGGAGATATTGGAGCGTTTGAGCGCTATGGGTGCGGCCGTTTGTACACCGCCGGAGGCCCTGGGCCAGGCCAGCCCCTCTCTCTGGCAACAGTGGGGGCGATGGGGCTTCATAAACTGGTTCCAGCCTGGCTCCGTTCCTAAATCGATCGTCTACTGCTGTAGCGTGGACCCCGAGGCTCTGAAGTATGTGGCTGATGAGATGGTGACCGAGGCAGGTGTGCAACTTCGTCTGCATACCTTGGCCGTAGGAGCCATTGTGGAAGAGGATCAGGTGAAGGGAGCGGTCGTAGAGAGCAAGTCTGGTCGGGAGGCAATCCTGGCCAAAGTGACCATAGATGCCAGCGGGGATGGAGACATTTTCGCCGTGGCCGGGGCCGAACACCGCCGCGGCCAGTTGCCGCTGACCCTGGTGCATCGTCTTGGTAACGTGGATACGGAAAAAGCCATGCGCTATGAGGAAGAGCATCCTGAGGAAGCAGCGCGGCTGGACGCTGAGGTCAAGGCTATCCTCGGCTGCGATCACCACTTCTGGTGGATGTCAACGGTGCGCAAAGGGGTAGTTTGGATAAATGCACCAACCTATAAGGGTCTGGATGCGCTCTCCATCGAGGATCGAACCTACATCGAAAGGGAAGCCCGCAAGCGAATTTGGCATTGTCTGGACTTTGTTCGTCGCAACTTGCCAGGCTTCGAGGCAGCCTACCTCCTGGACACGGCTTCCCAGCTCGGCGTCAGACAGAGCAGGCTTCTCAGCGGTGAGTACATTGTTACCAAAGAAGATATCAGTGAGGGTCGGTATTTCGCCGACGCTGTTGGGCGGGCGCGTAACTATTTCATCCCCTATCGGTCCCTGATCCCCAAACGGCTCAATGGTCTCCTGGTGGCCGGCCGTTGCTATTCAGCCACCAGGCCCGCCCAGCTTCTCAGCAGAGAGATAGCGCCATGTATGGTCATGGGACAGGCGGCAGGCACAGCCGCTGCCTTGGCCGTCGAGGGCTCCTTACGGCCCAGGGAGGTAAACGTCTCTCTCTTACAGGGCTCCCTCGCCAGGCAGGGAGTCATCCTCTAG
- a CDS encoding MTAP family purine nucleoside phosphorylase encodes MSVTKSVPKVDFAFIGGSGTRECRFPEELADPAVAVLEDNLVFGTSLGRSAKFKLLHIKQDEERGYKEKQVLFARYHGWQTFATHFADQEKVFWVFEQAGVKRILADGTVGGVNHLLEPGDVVVPHDFIDNRTNTSKLFQEGKLVRFRRALCPELRQVLVAAAQEVGFRRVFRRGVCGVTEGPRFETPAEVAMFKVLGADIVGQSLCPEAYLARSIGACYAGMYRVTNYAEGLVEDWTQGDLWEQYSPDSAQRMAKATLRALGQLDLPVACGCQGDCTVRPPHVLRFPDM; translated from the coding sequence ATGAGCGTCACAAAATCGGTACCTAAGGTTGACTTCGCCTTCATCGGTGGTTCAGGCACGAGGGAGTGTCGTTTTCCGGAGGAGCTGGCTGATCCGGCGGTTGCAGTGCTGGAAGACAATCTGGTGTTCGGAACTTCTCTGGGTCGGTCGGCCAAGTTTAAGCTGTTACATATTAAGCAGGATGAGGAGCGAGGCTATAAGGAGAAACAGGTATTGTTTGCCCGTTATCACGGGTGGCAGACGTTTGCCACCCACTTCGCCGATCAGGAGAAGGTCTTCTGGGTCTTTGAGCAGGCCGGGGTCAAGCGCATCCTGGCTGATGGCACGGTGGGGGGCGTCAATCACCTGCTGGAGCCGGGGGATGTGGTGGTACCTCACGACTTCATTGATAATCGTACGAATACGAGTAAGCTCTTTCAGGAAGGAAAACTGGTGCGCTTTCGGCGGGCACTATGCCCGGAGTTGCGGCAGGTTCTGGTAGCAGCTGCGCAGGAAGTAGGATTCCGGCGCGTCTTCCGGCGAGGAGTATGTGGTGTGACTGAAGGGCCTCGCTTTGAGACACCGGCGGAGGTGGCTATGTTCAAAGTCCTGGGGGCCGATATCGTAGGGCAGAGCCTCTGTCCAGAGGCCTACCTGGCCCGGAGCATCGGGGCCTGCTATGCTGGGATGTATCGCGTGACTAATTACGCCGAGGGTTTGGTTGAGGATTGGACCCAAGGGGATTTGTGGGAGCAGTACAGCCCGGATTCGGCGCAGCGCATGGCCAAAGCGACGCTGCGTGCCCTGGGTCAACTGGATCTACCCGTTGCCTGCGGCTGCCAGGGCGATTGTACCGTGCGGCCACCCCACGTTTTACGTTTCCCTGATATGTAG